The genomic interval TGATTACCTCGATATGATTAAGCGGCTAGTGCTTCGGCGATTTTCTCTACCAAGCTTTGAACAGTTGTAATGTTTTCCGCAACAGCCAATTGAATATCAAATTCGTCTTCAACTTGGTTCAATACTTCGAACAAGTCCAATGAGTCGGCATCGATATCGTTTGCCATATCAGTTGTCAATGTTACTTCGCTTTGTTCCAAATCAAATTGTTCCATCAAAATTGCTTGTACCTTGTCAAAAATCATTTCGTTAGTCATGTGTCTATTCTCCATTTATTTCATTTATTAAAAAGTATATGTTATTAACTATATGGGTAAATTTTTTTAGATGCGAATTACTAGCGCACCTACGGTTAATCCACCACCAAAACCAGCCAAGACAATCGTCTGTCCCGTCTTTAGCAAACCATTTTCATTCAATTCGTGTAACAATAACCCCACACTTGCCGCACTGGTATTTCCGTATTGCGCCATGTTCATTGGAAACTTCTCTATTGATTGGTCCAAATGGTTCGCAATACTTTGTATGATTCGTGCATTAGCTTGATGACAAATGAAGTAATCAACTTCATCTATTGTTACACGTGCTTTTTGCAAGGCAGCTAAAATTGCTTTCGGCACCTCTGCTGTCGCAAAGTTATACACTTGACGGCCATCCATATTAAACGCAAATGGATATTGTGTCTTATGTTCAAAAAATGGGCTTTCTTGTGCAATTTGCCCAGCTGTTAAGAAATGGCCTAACTCACCAAAACTTGATAAATGTTCTGCCAACAAGCCGGTCTCATTGTGTGTCTGTGATATT from Weissella ceti carries:
- a CDS encoding acyl carrier protein; protein product: MTNEMIFDKVQAILMEQFDLEQSEVTLTTDMANDIDADSLDLFEVLNQVEDEFDIQLAVAENITTVQSLVEKIAEALAA